Proteins found in one Ammospiza nelsoni isolate bAmmNel1 chromosome 15, bAmmNel1.pri, whole genome shotgun sequence genomic segment:
- the LOC132080048 gene encoding testis-specific serine/threonine-protein kinase 2-like, whose product MDAVVLKKKGYSLGATLGEGSYGKVKAAYSHRLKCKVAIKIIDKKKISQNVLEKFLPREMEALMKLHHPAIIETYEIFETSSGKVYIVMELGEKGSLLNYLSNQGAMEESAARSKFQQLASAIQHCHDLDFAHRDLKCDNILLDDGLNFKLSDFGFSKPLCRDGNGKTILSSTFCGSLAYSAPELLEHIPCDPRISDMWSLGIILYAMLFASQPFDSSNVREMLQVQKQQKIPFTKAKNLSTDCKNLIVHLLHPDVSQRLCIDEVLRHPWLQNPKPTRSPRFPNDPKANVKKSPKKTRMENPIVRKCKEWRKKSDSLKDAFL is encoded by the coding sequence ATGGATGCTGTGGTGCTTAAAAAGAAGGGCTACAGCCTCGGTGCTACTCTTGGAGAAGGCTCCTATGGCAAAGTGAAAGCTGCCTACAGCCACCGCCTGAAATGCAAAGTGGCCATCAAGATCattgacaagaagaaaatttctCAGAATGTCCTGGAAAAGTTTCTCCCCAGGGAAATGGAGGCTTTGATGAAACTGCACCACCCAGCAATCATTGAAACCTATGAGATTTTTGAGACTTCCTCAGGGAAAGTGTACATTGTGATGGAGCTGGGGGAGAAGGGCAGCCTCCTGAACTACCTGAGCAACCAGGGGGCGATGGAAGAGAGCGCCGCTCGCTCCAAGTTCCAGCAGCTGGCTTCTGCCATCCAGCATTGCCATGACTTGGACTTTGCCCACAGGGACCTGAAATGTGACAATATCCTTCTTGATGATGGTCTTAACTTCAAGCTCTCAGATTTTGGCTTTTCAAAACCCCTGTGTCgagatggaaatggaaaaaccATTCTCAGCAGCACCTTCTGTGGGTCTCTTGCGTACTCAGCCCCCGAGCTGCTTGAGCATATTCCTTGTGACCCCAGGATTTCGGACATGTGGAGCCTGGGCATTATCCTGTATGCAATGCTTTTTGCTTCACAGCCATTTGACAGTTCCAATGTCAGGGAAATGCTCCAGGTTCAGAAACAACAGAAGATTCCCTTCACGAAGGCAAAAAATCTCTCTACAGACTGCAAGAACCTCATCGTCCACTTGCTCCACCCTGATGTGTCCCAGAGGCTGTGCATAGATGAAGTTTTGAGACATCCCTGGCTGCAGAACCCAAAACCCACGCGCAGCCCGCGATTCCCAAACGACCCCAAAGCCAATGTCaagaaaagccccaaaaaaACCAGGATGGAAAATCCCATTGTGCGTAAGTGTAAGGAGTGGAGGAAGAAATCAGATTCTCTTAAGGATGCTTTCCTTTAA